AACTGGCTTCGGCCTGTTCATTCCTTTCGCGCCGGCCAAACTAGTAGCCAGTAACGGGTTTTTGTTTGTCGCAGCGATATATTTTTGCCAAGGCCTGGCCATCATGGCTTATTACTTTCAGGCTTTGGCGATGCCAACCGGTGCGCGGGGGTTGATTTATCTAATCACTTTTGTGCAGCCGGTCCTGGCGGCATTGGTCTGCTTGGCAGGAGTGTTCGATTTGTGGGTGGACTTTCGCCGGCTCAAGCCCCCAAGTCAGGAGGCAGGGAGTCTGGACGACTTCTTCTAAAGGAGAGACGAAGAGCTGTTATGCAAGTAATTTTGCGCGAAGACGTCCCCTCTTTGGGACGCCCGGGCGACGTAGTCAGGGTGCGCGCCGGTTACGCCCGCAACTTTCTGTTGCCGCGCAGTTTGGCGGTGGAAGCCAACCCCAAAAATCTGCGGGCTTTCGAGCACCAAAAGCAGCTGGCCCTGCGCCGGCGCGAGGTTCAGCATGGCGAAGCACTCAAACTCAAGGAGCGCCTCGAACAGTTAAC
The sequence above is a segment of the Candidatus Binataceae bacterium genome. Coding sequences within it:
- a CDS encoding DUF2232 domain-containing protein encodes the protein PALAAIATATAVLFNLALVWRWLGRQGLGYALFQGLTKWRAPEWMIWLLLATGFGLFIPFAPAKLVASNGFLFVAAIYFCQGLAIMAYYFQALAMPTGARGLIYLITFVQPVLAALVCLAGVFDLWVDFRRLKPPSQEAGSLDDFF
- the rplI gene encoding 50S ribosomal protein L9, whose translation is MQVILREDVPSLGRPGDVVRVRAGYARNFLLPRSLAVEANPKNLRAFEHQKQLALRRREVQHGEALKLKERLEQLTLELSAHAGEGGKLFGSITNQDIERALTQHGLQIDRRRILLAEPIKQVGDFVVPLRIDAEVEANLKLRVATN